The Faecalibacterium sp. I3-3-33 DNA window AACAACCCCTCGATATAGTTGCGGCGGTAGAATTCCATGGTCAGCTCTGCCAGTTCCCGGGGCGCAAAGGTGGCGCGGGGGATATCGTTGGAGCGGCGGTTGACGCAGTAGCCGCAGTCGAAGGAGCAGCAGTTGGTCATGAGCACCTTGAGCAGGCTGACGCAGCGGCCATCGGCGGTAAAGGCATGGCAGCAGCCCGGGGCATAGCAGCTGCCCACCGTGCCCGGGCGTGCGGTGCGGGACGCCCCGCTGGAGGTGCAGGCAACGTCATATTTGGCGCTGTCAGCCAGAATGGTCAGCTTGTCCATCAGGGTCTGTTCCATGCAGAATGCACCTCCAAATGGGATAAAACCGGGAAAAAGGGTCAAAAAATAAAGCCATACGCAAAACAGCAGATGGCTTTATGAAAAACAGGGGGCGTCTGAGAGGGTTCCGCTTACCACTTGGCCTTGGTCTCTACCACGCGGCCTGCAATGTGCAGGTGGTTCAGCTCCTCGCCCTTGATGACCATTTCATGATAGGCGGGGTTGAAGGGCTGCAATACCACGCAGTTGCCGCGCTGGATGTAGCGCTTGAGGGTGCCCTCGCCCTCGTCGCCGTAGATCAGAACGCCCAGATCACCGTTTTCCAGCGTGTCCTGCTTGTGCACCAGCGCAAGGTCGCCGTCCTGAATGCGGGGCTCCATGCTGTCGCCGCGCACCACCAGATAAAAATAGTTGGCGGGGTCCTTTACCCGGGCGTACTCTTGCCCGTAGTCCTCCTCAAAGGCCAGTGCGCCGTAGCCGGCCTTCACCGTGCCGATGACCGGGATCAGGCTCTCGGTGTAGCTGCCGAAAAAGCGCTCCTCGGGGGCAGAAACGTTGCTGACCGGGCGGTACAGCCCCAGCAGATAGTCTGCCGTGGTGTTCAACAGCTCCGCAATGCGGGCCACAGTGGAGGGGTCGGGGGAGGACTTGCCGCTTTCCCACTTGCCGACAGCCTGCTGGGTGACCCCCAGTCTGGAGGCAAGCTCCGCTTGGCTGACGCCCTGCTTTTTGCGGCACTGCTTCAATAGCTCTGAAAACGACATGATGATGCTCCTTTTCCCGATGGGTGGTTTATGTTGGCTTTATTATACAACAAAAAGGTGTTTCTGTAAAGAGAAATTCCAAAAAAACTTCGAATAAAGGTTGTGATAATTGCAGCTGTTGTGCAGCTATCGCACAGAAAAAAGAAAAAATTTGCATAAAGGCTTGACAGAACGGCGTAAATCTGGTAAAGTAAGTAGGCATTCGACACGGCGTAACGCGAGTGTCCACAAGGAGAGATGTCCGAGTGGTTTAAGGAAGCAGTCTTGAAAACTGCCGTACGGCAACGTACCGTGGGTTCGAATCCCACTCTCTCCGCCATTTTTTATTGAATAAGTGTAATGCACTTTGCTCTGGAGTAGTACTCAAGAGGCCGAAGAGGCGCCCCTGCTAAGGGCGTAGGTCGTCTAAACAACGGCGCGAGGGTTCAAATCCCTCCTACTCCGCCAAGAAAATCCCTCGTAGTTTCATGAAAACTGCGGGGGATTTTCCTTTTTTGTGACCCCTTCAGTCTCACTCCGTTCGGCAGCTCCCCCAAGGTGCGCCTGAACTCCCTCAGTCAAAACCGATAGGTTTTGACAGCTCCCTCTGGGAGGGAGCCTTTGGCATGAGAGAAGGTTTGCGGTTAGGACGGAAAGTTTCTGATTGCTTTCGGCGTGCAAAGACGCTCCGCTGGGCCAGAGGTAGGGAGGGGTGTTCCGACTCCCCCCTCCCTACCTCTGGACTCCACCCACCCCGCAACGGGCCAAGGGCTGCTCGCCCTTGACAATCCTAAAGAAGAAGTCGAAGCACAAAAAAGCTAGCGCTGCGCCAGTCGGCGCTATCGCTTTAACGCTTTTTTCGCTTCTCCATTTATAGCCCCTCAGTCGCTGCGCGACAGCTCCCCCCGGGGAAGCCCCCGGAAACTTTACGGGAACGGAAGCGGACGAACCCGGAAACTTTACGGGTTAACTGGAAACTGTACCGCTACCGCTAAAGCCTTCACCCACCGGGGGAAGGTGGCGCGTAGCGTCGGATGAGGGGCAACTGCCGTTTTCCATTACGTCCCCACCTGTGAAAAAGGGGTTCTGAAAAGCCCACAGGCTTTTCAGAACCCCAAAATTATAAATAATCTTTCCGCTGAATATGCCCAGAGCAACGCGGAGGGCATTCCTAATCGTTTCGTCTTGCAGCGGTGAGCCAGCTGAACCGGAAAACTTTACAGCAGCAGGTTCGTGATACCTGCCAGCACCAGCAGATGCACCGGGTAGAACCAGTAAAAGGCCTTCTTTTGCAGCGGACTGCACGCGCCGCGCTGTCCGTTATAGAACCAGACCAGCACAAAGGCCAGCGGGGCGGTGAGCTCGAACAAAAACAGCGCTGCGCCCGCAAGGCACTGCCGCTTGCGGTTTGTGCGGGTGAGGTACAGCGCGCAGATGATGATCACGCCGATGGCGTTGTAGTCGGTGTTGGCAGCCAGCGCCAGCGCGGCGCAGCCCCCGGCACACAGGATGCCCTGCCAGCCGGGCAGGCCGTTTTCCTTTTCAAAGTGCTTGAGTCCTGCCATGGCCAGCACGCCCAGTGCCAGCGTCCAGTAAACATTCTGCGCGCCCGGGAAAAAGGGGGTGCGGAAGAACGCAAGGTCAAAGGGCACTTCGCTCACTAGGCCGAACAGCACCAGCCGCCCAAGGTAGCCTTTGACGTTGTGGGTGTGCACAAAGCCCTCCACCAGCAAAAAGCAGAACAGGGGAAAGGCCAGCCGCCCGGTGAAGCGCAGCACCATGTCCAGCCGGTACAGCGGGTAGGCGGAAAGAGTGGCCTGCGAGAGGACACCGGCGTCCAGCCCGGGCGTAAGGATGCCCGCCTCGATGCAGGACGCGCCGATGTGGTCCACCAGCATGGTGATGCAGGCAATGGTTTTAAGAGCGGTGCCGCTGAAAGTGCGGCGCGGGGATAGTGTGGTCATAAAAACACCTCGGTCATGTTATAAAAAACGTTATAAAAGCGATAACGGAGGAAAGGCGGCATTTCCTGCAAAAATCGCGGCAAAATCTGCACAGAGCGTGCAAAAATCGGGGCAAAATGCTTGACAGAAAAGGCGCAGGATAGTACAATCAAGAAGATAATTGAACTATCTCAAATGAAAGATGAAAAAGATTCACAGAGAATCGGGCGTCTCCGAACCAGTAAAGACGGAAGGAGGCTTTGGGCATGACGCTATTTTCCTACGAAATTTTTGATGCCGTGGCCCGGCAGGGCAGCTTTAACAAGGCGGCACAGCAGCTGCACCTGACCCCCTCGGCCATCAGTCACGCCATTGCCGTAATGGAGGAGGAGCTGGGCTTTGCCCTGTTCAACCGCGGCAAAAACGGCGTATCCATGACCAGTTACGGCGCTTCCCTGTATCCTTCTATCCGCGATGTGCTCAACAGTGATGAGGCGCTGAAGCAGAGCATCGCCCGCCTGAACGGCTTGGAAAAGGGCAAGGTAAAGCTGGGCGTATTCAACTCGGTGTGTGCCTCGCTGCTGCCCGGGCTGCTGAAAAGCTTTGCGGCGCATTATCCGCAGATCGAGATCGAAGTATATCAGGGAACCTACGACGATGTCAAGGAATGGCTGCGCACCGGTCAGGTGGATATCGCCTTCCTGTCCTCCACCTGCCGGGAGGAGTTCAACCTCACCGAGCTGTTCCGGGAGCCGCTGTTGTGCATCGTGCCGCAGGACTGGCCAGAGCCGCAGGACGGCGTAATGACCCCGGCGCTGATGAACGGCCAGAGCTTTGTAGTACAGTGCGACGCCACCGACGCCGAGATGCGCCAGTTCCTCAAGAAATACAAGATCGGCACCGAGCGCCGCTGCCACGTCATCGATGACCAGTCCAACATTGCCATGGTGGAGGCCGGGCTGGGCATCTCCATCATGCCGCGGATGCTGCTGCGGGACTGCAAGGCCGCCGTCAAGGTGTACCCCATCGAGCCGGAGGAGTACCGCGTGGTGGGTCTGGCCGTGCAGCGCCCGGCCTCCATGGCCCCTGCCGTGGAGCAGATGTTCCACCATATCGTGGAATACTGCCACGAGCTGGATCTTTCGCTGTAATAAAGAATATTCTTGTATCTGTCAACCGGGAAGTTCTGCGGAGCTTCCCGGTTGAATTTTTATGGAGAAGTGTAAAGACAAACGGTAGTTACAGCGCTGTGGGGTAGGAGGTGGTAGCCGAGGGATGTTCTCTTTTGACACCAAAAGAGAACCAGAAAAGTGCCAGCGATTTCGACGCGCTGGAGCCACGAAAAAGGGGCTGCTCGCCCCTTTTAACCCCAAAGGGGTGGGCTGCACCGAAAAAAACTGAAGATTCACGCCTGTTCGGCGTGAAAATCTTTTAACCGTTTTTTCCGGCTCCGCCGATTCAAAGCCCCTCAGTCGCTGCGCGACAGCTCCCCCCGGGGGAGCAAACCCTCTCAGGCGCTCCCGCGCCAGCTCTCCCTTTGGGAGAGCTGTCACCGCAGGTGACTGAGGGGGCGAGCCTACTATCCCGCAGCGCCGCGCTTTCGCAGAAAGCGGCACTGCAAATGCTGTTTGCCTTTACGACCCCTCCCGTGAAAATGCGTTTGGAGCGCTCCGCAGAGCGCGACAAACGCGAAATTATAAATATTCTTTCCGCTGATTATGCCCAGAGCGCAAGCGGAGGGCATTCCAAATCGTCCCGTCTGCCGCCGCAAGTAAAAATTGCATCTAGCAGCAAAAAGGATTATACTATAAAAAAGCCTGCGGTGTACAGGCCGCAGAGGCGGATGTGAGGGGATGGAACCATGAAACGACGGGATTTTTGTAAGGGTCTTGCGGTGACCCTTGCGGCGGGGGCGCTGGCTCCCGCTGCGGCGCTGCCGCAGGCCGGGGCGGCTACGGCGCTGGTCGGCCGGGCTGTGCCAGACGACTACTATACCCTGTGGTACCGCAGCGACCGCTGCGGTGCTGACCTGCGGCACGACTACTATTACAGCGACAGCCTGTTCGACCACCCTGCCACGGAGTACGACAACCAGCTGGCGCTGGCCACCTTGGGCATGGCGGCAGCCACCGACTGTCCATGGGAGAGCGACCAGCGCTACTGGATGGAGGGCGAGGTCGGCCGCGCCGACCATATCCGGGACGCCTTTGCAAAGCTTGGCTTTACCGAGGTGCAGCTGTTCAACTATACCCACAGC harbors:
- a CDS encoding LexA family protein yields the protein MSFSELLKQCRKKQGVSQAELASRLGVTQQAVGKWESGKSSPDPSTVARIAELLNTTADYLLGLYRPVSNVSAPEERFFGSYTESLIPVIGTVKAGYGALAFEEDYGQEYARVKDPANYFYLVVRGDSMEPRIQDGDLALVHKQDTLENGDLGVLIYGDEGEGTLKRYIQRGNCVVLQPFNPAYHEMVIKGEELNHLHIAGRVVETKAKW
- a CDS encoding LysR family transcriptional regulator — protein: MTLFSYEIFDAVARQGSFNKAAQQLHLTPSAISHAIAVMEEELGFALFNRGKNGVSMTSYGASLYPSIRDVLNSDEALKQSIARLNGLEKGKVKLGVFNSVCASLLPGLLKSFAAHYPQIEIEVYQGTYDDVKEWLRTGQVDIAFLSSTCREEFNLTELFREPLLCIVPQDWPEPQDGVMTPALMNGQSFVVQCDATDAEMRQFLKKYKIGTERRCHVIDDQSNIAMVEAGLGISIMPRMLLRDCKAAVKVYPIEPEEYRVVGLAVQRPASMAPAVEQMFHHIVEYCHELDLSL
- a CDS encoding TraX family protein, which encodes MTTLSPRRTFSGTALKTIACITMLVDHIGASCIEAGILTPGLDAGVLSQATLSAYPLYRLDMVLRFTGRLAFPLFCFLLVEGFVHTHNVKGYLGRLVLFGLVSEVPFDLAFFRTPFFPGAQNVYWTLALGVLAMAGLKHFEKENGLPGWQGILCAGGCAALALAANTDYNAIGVIIICALYLTRTNRKRQCLAGAALFLFELTAPLAFVLVWFYNGQRGACSPLQKKAFYWFYPVHLLVLAGITNLLL